The segment TTGATCGTGGCGTTGACGATGTCCTTGTCTTCGGCCAGCGTGATTACGCCCGCCTTGACCAGCAGGTCGAGCGCGCGTCCCTGGTTGGAAGGGTCGTTATTGATGCCGATCTTGGCACCGTCCTTCAGCTCCGAGATGTCCTTTATCGACTTCGAGTAGAGAGCGAACGGCTCAAGGTGTACACCCTTGAAGTGAGCCAGTTCATAGCCCTGACCTTGCACCTCGGACTCGTAGTACGGCAGGTGCTGGAAGTAGTTCGCATCCAGGTCGCCATCGACGAGCGCCTTGTTCGGGGCTGTGTAGTCGGTGTACTCCTTGATGTCGAGCTTCAGCCCGGCGTCCTCGGCGAGGTTGTCGTTGACGAACTTGAGGATGTCGCCGTGCGGCACTGGCGAGACGCCGACTGTCAGGGTTGTGACGCCGCTTGCTTCCTGGCCGACCTCGGCCTTGTCGTCAGGCACGAGGCCACAGGAACTGAGGGCGAGTGCTGCAGCGGTGGTAACCGCGAAAAGCGCTGGGATCTTGCGCATTGGTGTTTCCTTTCGAGAATGATTTCCTACCCGGTCTACCCGGACTAACCGGATGCCGGTCGTAGAAAAGTCGTGGTGTGTAACAAAGAGGTGTGTAACTAAGAGGTGTGCAACAAGCGGTGTGTTGCGAACGCGGCTTCGCAGGCCGGCAGCCAGGCTGACCCTGCCCGGGGCACGGGCTCAGCGATGATCGATCAGCCGGGCGATCCGGTCGCCAAAGAACTGCACGATCGCGACGAGCGCAACAAGCAACACGATGCAGACAATCATCACGTCGCCCTGATAGCGCTGGTATCCGTAGGAGATCGCCAAGGCACCGAGACCGCCGCCGCCTACCGCTCCCGCCATTGCGGTGTAGGCGATCAAGGTGACGATTGTGATGGTCAACCCGCCCACGATGCCCGGCCTGGCTTCCTTGTAGAGCACGTCGCGGATTATCTGCCTTTTGCTGGCCCCCATCATCTGGGCGGCCTCGACTTTTCCGAGCCCGACCTCGCGCAGCGCATTTTCGACCAGCCTGGCGAAGAACGGAATAGCGCCGACGCTGAGCGGGACGGCGGCTGCGTACCAACCGAGCGCGGTGTCCACCATGAATCGGGTGAACGGAATCAGCGCGATCATCAGGATGATGAACGGGATCGACCGGCCAATGTCAATGATCAGGCTGAGCATCCGGTAGACGGCGACCTGCGGCGAAAGACCCTTCGGACTGGTGACGTGCAACCAGATTCCAAGCGGCAGCCCGAGCAGGGCTGCGACTATCGAGGCGACGACCGTCATGTAGATGGTCTCGAGGGTCGCGGGCAGCACCTGGTCCTGGATGACCGGGTTGTTGAACCACTGCGGGTCCTTCGCTGCGGCCAGGATGGCCGAGACACCTGTCAGTTCGGCGTTCATGCCACCACCTCCGCGTATACGCCGGCCCTGGTCAACAGCTCGATGATCTGCCCGGAGTCGTGACTGTCACTCACCTCGAGCTGCAGGCGGCCGACCCGGCGACCGCCCACTGTTTCGATGGTTCCGGCAGCGATATCGGCGCCGACACCGGCATCGGCAAGCAACGCCAGCAGTTTCGTGGCCGACGGGGTGTCCTCGGTGGATCCCAGACCTACCTCTACGAGGCGCATTCGTTCACCGACCGGAAGCGGGGGCAACGGAATGAGCTCCTTGCTCAGCGTGGAGCCGGAGTGGGCCAGCACCTCGACCAGTGAGCCGGATTCTGCAATCTTTCCGTTCTCCAGCAGGGTAACCGAGTCGCAGACCTCACGGACGACGCTCATCTCATGGGTGATGATCAGCACGGTGATATTGAGCCGGTCACGCAGGTCCCGGATCAGGGACAGAATCTGCCGGGTGGTTCCTGAGTCCAGTGCGGAAGTCGGCTCGTCACAGAGCAGGACGGCCGGCTCGGCGGCGAGCGCCCTGGCGATTCCGACCCGCTGTTTCTGACCGCCGGAAAGCTGCGCTGGGTAGTTCCCGGCGCGATCGCGCAGGCCG is part of the Saxibacter everestensis genome and harbors:
- a CDS encoding MetQ/NlpA family ABC transporter substrate-binding protein, with product MRKIPALFAVTTAAALALSSCGLVPDDKAEVGQEASGVTTLTVGVSPVPHGDILKFVNDNLAEDAGLKLDIKEYTDYTAPNKALVDGDLDANYFQHLPYYESEVQGQGYELAHFKGVHLEPFALYSKSIKDISELKDGAKIGINNDPSNQGRALDLLVKAGVITLAEDKDIVNATINDVKDNPKHLEFVEADAAQLARTLDDVDASVINGNFALEAGLAPSKDGVLVEEAEDNPYANFLAARAGDENNESLKKLDELLHSDEVKKFIEEEWTDGQVLPAF
- a CDS encoding methionine ABC transporter permease, producing MNAELTGVSAILAAAKDPQWFNNPVIQDQVLPATLETIYMTVVASIVAALLGLPLGIWLHVTSPKGLSPQVAVYRMLSLIIDIGRSIPFIILMIALIPFTRFMVDTALGWYAAAVPLSVGAIPFFARLVENALREVGLGKVEAAQMMGASKRQIIRDVLYKEARPGIVGGLTITIVTLIAYTAMAGAVGGGGLGALAISYGYQRYQGDVMIVCIVLLVALVAIVQFFGDRIARLIDHR
- a CDS encoding methionine ABC transporter ATP-binding protein produces the protein MITLTGLRKKFAGDVVALDGIDLHVPAGEIHGIVGRSGAGKSTLIRCLTALEKPSEGSVEIDGQEVSGLTGEKLRVARRRIGMVFQHVNLLDSRTAAGNIAHPLEVAGVPKKQRDARVRELLDLVGLRDRAGNYPAQLSGGQKQRVGIARALAAEPAVLLCDEPTSALDSGTTRQILSLIRDLRDRLNITVLIITHEMSVVREVCDSVTLLENGKIAESGSLVEVLAHSGSTLSKELIPLPPLPVGERMRLVEVGLGSTEDTPSATKLLALLADAGVGADIAAGTIETVGGRRVGRLQLEVSDSHDSGQIIELLTRAGVYAEVVA